In the genome of Parus major isolate Abel chromosome 2, Parus_major1.1, whole genome shotgun sequence, one region contains:
- the LOC107200505 gene encoding cytochrome b-c1 complex subunit 7: MAAKASVAGGGRLLDRIRKWYYNAAGFNKLGLLRDDTLHEDDDVKEALKRLPEHLYNERVFRIKRALDLSLKHQILPKDQWVKYEEDHPYLEPYLKEVIRERHEREAWNKK, translated from the exons ATGGCGGCGAAGGCGTCTG TTGCAGGAGGTGGTCGCCTGTTAGACAGGATTCGCAAGTGGTATTACAATGCAGCTGGGTTCAACAAACTTG GGCTATTGCGAGATGATACATTGCATGAAGATGATGATGTAAAAGAAGCATTAAAGAGACTTCCAGAACATCTGTACAATGAAAGAGTATTTCGCATAAAGCGAGCACTGGACTTAAGCTTGAAACATCAGATCCTTCCAAAAGACCAGTGGGTGAAGTATGAAGAG GATCACCCTTATCTTGAACCATACCTAAAAGAAGTAATCCGTGAAAGACACGAAAGGGAAGCATGGAACAAGAAGTAA
- the MTERF3 gene encoding transcription termination factor 3, mitochondrial, with protein MMAVWARHVSRWCCLLSTARAVEFPGRLRSRGCREFARVAVLPAGRELVPCRLQAYRQVSVGSCSPPDSAKDVSLSSPESNLPSVQQEQAKPKTLPDLNAEILDEDWDDIPPSSALQVISEEEAVQIIAEPLLPIQSSTLRDYVDHSETLAKLVHLGVDLSQVEKRQKAGQLLLTLDFEKDVKKILLFLKDVGVEDNQLGPFLTKNPYILGEDLEALETRVAYLKSKKFGKSEIAQMVSRAPYLLLFSVERLDNRLGFFKNELGLSVKKTKDLVIRLPRLLTGKLEPVKENLQVCQIELGFQRNEIQQIVYKTPKILTASKKRLKQTFDYLHNIMGIPHHMLTRFPQVFNSKLLRIRERHMFLAFLGRAQYDPAQPSYISLDQLVSLPDEVFCTEIAKASMQDFENFLKTL; from the exons ATGATGGCTGTGTGGGCTCGGCACGTCTCCCGCTGGTGTTGCCTGCTGAGCACGGCCCGTGCTGTTGAGTTTCCCGGGAGGCTGAGGAGTCGCGGCTGCCGTGAGTTTGCCcgtgtggctgtgctgcctgctggaagGGAGCTTGTTCCGTGCAGACTGCAGGCGTACAGGCAGGTGTCTGTAGGAAGCTGTTCCCCGCCCGACAGCGCCAAGGATGTATCCTTATCTTCTCCCGAAAGTAACTTGCCTTCAGTACAACAGgaacaagcaaaaccaaaaacattacCTGATCTGAATGCAGAAATACTGGACGAAG ACTGGGATGACATCCCACCTTCATCTGCTTTGCAAGTGATTTCTGAGGAAGAAGCTGTACAGATCATTGCAGAACCTCTTCTCCCCATTCAGTCTTCCACACTCCGAGATTACGTTGATCACTCAGAAACCCTTGCAAAACTCGTCCACCTAG GAGTTGACTTATCCCAAGTAGAGAAACGTCAAAAGGCAGGTCAGCTCTTACTGACCTTGGACTTtgaaaaagatgtaaaaaaaatacttctatttctTAAGGATGTGGGTGTAGAAGACAATCAACTGGGACCATTCCTGACCAAAAATCCATACATCCTTGGTGAAGATCTGGAAGCTTTAGAAACCAG AGTGGCTTACctaaaatcaaaaaaatttGGTAAGTCAGAAATTGCTCAGATGGTCTCAAGAGCTCCatatttgctgttgttttcagtGGAAAGACTGGATAACAGACTGGGTTTCTTCAAAAATGAACTTGGTCTCAGCGTAAAAAAG ACAAAGGATCTGGTAATTCGTCTTCCAAGGCTACTGACTGGCAAATTAGAGcctgtaaaagaaaatcttcag GTTTGTCAAATTGAACTTGGTTTTCAACGTAATGAAATTCAACAGATAGTGTATAAAACTCCCAAGATTTTAACTGCAAGTAAAAAGAGACTCAAACAGACATTTGACTACTTACACAACATAATGGGCATTCCCCACCACATGCTTACTCGCTTTCCTCAG gttttcaaCTCAAAACTATTACGAATCAGAGAAAGGCATATGTTTCTTGCATTCTTGGGAAGAGCCCAGTATGACCCAGCACAACCCAGCTACATCTCTCTGGATCAGCTGGTTTCCTTGCCCGATGAGGTGTTTTGTACAGAGATTGCCAAAGCGTCCATGCAGGACTTTgaaaatttcttaaaaacacTTTAA